The following are encoded in a window of Peromyscus eremicus chromosome 12, PerEre_H2_v1, whole genome shotgun sequence genomic DNA:
- the Chrd gene encoding chordin isoform X2 translates to MPSLPAPPAPRLLLGLLLLGSRPAGGTGPEPPALPIRPEKEPLPVRGAAGCSFGGKVYALDETWHPDLGEPFGVMRCVLCACEAPQWARRGRGPGRVSCKNIKPQCPTLACRQPRQLPGHCCQTCPQERSNLDRQPAGLVFEYPRDPEHRSYSDRGEPGAGERTRADGHTDFVALLTGPRSQAVARARVSLQRSSLRFSISYQRLDRPSRVRFTDPTGNILFEHPASPTQDGLVCGVWRAVPRLSLRLLRAEQLHVALVTPTHTSGEVWGPLIWQGALAAETFSAILTLEGPQHRGVGGIALLTLSDTEDSLHFLLLFRGLLGPRNGGLGPVPLKLQILHQGQPLQELQANASAQDPGFAEVLPSLTGQEMDWLALGELQMALERAGGPELRISGYITARQSCDVLQSVLCGADALIPVQTGAAGSASLILLGNGSLIYQVQVVGTGSEVVAMTLETKPQQKNQRTVLCHVAGLQLGGHMAVGICSGLGARGAHMLLQNELFLNIGTKDFPDGELRGHVTALPYSGHSARYDRLPVPLAGALVLPPVRSQAAGHAWLSLDTHCHLHYEVLLAGLGGSEQGTVTAHLLGPPGMPGPQRLLKGFYGSEAQGVVKDLEPVLLRHLAQGTASLLITTKSSPRGELRGQVHIASQCEVGGLRLASEGVQMSVAPNGEAATLPMLPAGPGPEAPVPVKHGSSGRPRDPNTCFFEGQQRPHGARWSPNYDPLCSLCTCQRRTVICDPIVCPPPSCPHPVQALDQCCPVCPEKQRSRDLPGLPNLEPGEGCYFDGDRSWRAAGTRWHPVVPPFGLIKCAVCTCKGATGEVHCEKVQCPRLACAQPVRANPTDCCKQCPVGSGAHAKLGDPMQADGPRGCRFAGQWFPENQSWHPSVPPFGEMSCITCRCGAGVPHCERDDCSLSLSCGSGKESRCCSHCTAQRSASETRTLPELEKEAESS, encoded by the exons ATGCCGAGCCTCCCGGCCCCGCCGGCCCCGCGGCTGCTCCTCGGGCTGCTGCTCCTCGGCTCACGGCCGGCCGGTGGCACTGGTCCCGAGCCCCCCGCGCTGCCCATCCGTCCCGAGAAGGAGCCGCTGCCTGTTCGGGGAGCGGCAG GCTGCTCCTTCGGCGGGAAGGTCTATGCCTTGGACGAGACGTGGCACCCGGACCTGGGGGAGCCTTTTGGGGTGATGCGCTGCGTGCTGTGCGCCTGTGAAGCG CCTCAGTGGGCTCGCCGTGGGAGGGGCCCTGGCAGGGTCAGCTGTAAGAACATCAAACCCCAGTGCCCCACCCTGGCCTGCAGGCAGCCGCGCCAGCTGCCAGGACACTGCTGCCAGACCTGCCCGCAGG AGCGCAGCAATCTAGATCGACAGCCCGCTGGCCTCGTCTTCGAGTATCCAAGGGACCCAGAGCACCGCAGTTATAGTGATCGAGGGGAACCAGGCGCTGGGGAGCGGACACGTGCTGATGGCCACACGG ACTTCGTGGCGCTGCTGACAGGACCCCGGTCGCAGGCGGTAGCTCGTGCTCGAGTCTCCCTGCAGCGCTCCAGTCTTCGCTTCTCTATCTCCTACCAGCG GCTGGACCGCCCCAGCAGGGTTCGGTTCACAGATCCCACAGGCAACATCCTGTTTGAACACCCTGCTTCCCCCACCCAGGATGGCCTG GTTTGTGGGGTGTGGCGGGCAGTGCCTCGGCTGTCTCTGAGGCTCCTGAGGGCAGAACAGTTGCATGTAGCCCTTGTGACACCCACTCACACTTCAGGAGAAGTCTGGGGGCCTCTCATTTGGCAAGGTGCTCTGGCTGCAG AGACCTTCAGTGCCATCCTGACTCTGGAAGGCCCACAGCATCGGGGTGTGGGGGGCATAGCCCTgctcaccctcagtgacacagaAGACTCCTTACATTTTTTGCTGCTCTTCCGGGGTCTGCTGGGCCCCAGGAATGGAG GACTAGGTCCGGTTCCCCTGAAGCTTCAGATTCTCCACCAGGGACAGCCACTTCAAGAGCTCCAAGCCAACGCCTCGGCACAG GACCCAGGTTTTGCTGAGGTGCTGCCCAGCCTTACAGGCCAGGAGATGGACTGGCTGGCGCTGGGGGAGCTGCAGATGGCCCTAGAGAGGGCAGGGGGGCCAGAGCTACGCATCAGTGGATACATTACTGCCAGGCAGAGCTGTGATG TCCTTCAAAGCGTCCTCTGTGGGGCTGATGCCCTGATCCCAGTCCAGACGGGTGCTGCTGGCTCAGCCAGCTTGATACTGCTAGGAAATGGCTCCCTGATCTATCAG GTGCAAGTGGTAGGTACAGGTAGCGAGGTGGTGGCCATGACACTGGAGACCAAGCCACAGCAGAAGAACCAGCGCACTGTCCTGTGCCACGTAGCTGGACTCCAGCTGGGAGGACACATG GCTGTGGGTATCTGCTCTGGCCTGGGTGCCCGAGGGGCGCATATGCTGCTGCAGAATGAGCTGTTCCTGAATATTGGCACCAAGGACTTCCCAGATGGAGAGCTCCGGGGGCATGTGACTGCCCTGCCCTACAGTGGGCACAGTGCCCGCTATGACA GATTGCCCGTGCCTCTGGCAGGGGCGCTGGTGCTGCCCCCTGTACGGAGTCAGGCAGCAGGTCATGCCTGGCTCTCCCTGGATACGCATTGCCACTTACACTATGAGGTGCTGCTGGCTGGACTTGGTGGTTCAGAGCAAGGCACTGTCACTGCCCACCTCCTCGGGCCTCCTGGGATGCCAGGACCCCAGCGGCTGCTGAAGGGATTCTATGGCTCAGAG GCCCAAGGTGTGGTCAAAGACCTGGAGCCCGTGTTGCTGCGGCACCTGGCACAGGGCACCGCTTCTCTCTTGATCACCACCAAGAGTAGCCCCAGAGGGGAACTACGTGGGCAG GTGCACATTGCCAGTCAGTGTGAGGTGGGAGGTCTGCGCCTGGCCTCAGAAGGGGTGCAGATGTCAGTGGCTCCGAATGGAGAGGCAGCTACATTGCCTATGTTGCCTGCTGGGCCTGGTCCTGAAGCCCCAGTACCAGTCAAACATGGCAGCTCCGGGAGGCCCCGAGACCCTAACACATGCTTCTTCGAGGGGCAGCAGCGTCCCCACGGGGCTCGCTGGTCACCCAACTATGACCCACTCTGCTCACTCTGCACCTGTCAG AGACGAACAGTGATCTGTGATCCCATAGTATGCCCACCACCAAGCTGCCCCCACCCAGTGCAGGCGCTGGACCAGTGCTGTCCCGTGTGTCCAG AGAAGCAACGCAGCAGAGATCTTCCCGGGCTACCAAACCTGGAACCAGGAGAGG GCTGCTATTTTGATGGTGACCGGAGCTGGAGGGCAGCGGGTACCCGGTGGCACCCGGTTGTGCCCCCCTTTGGCTTAATCAAGTGTGCTGTCTGTACCTGCAAG GGGGCCACAGGAGAGGTGCACTGTGAGAAGGTGCAGTGTCCTCGCTTGGCCTGTGCTCAGCCTGTCCGTGCCAACCCCACTGACTGCTGCAAACAGTGTCCAG TAGGGTCAGGGGCCCATGCCAAGCTGGGAGACCCGATGCAGGCTGATGGGCCTCGGGGGTGTcgctttgctgggcagtggttcCCAGAGAATCAGAGCTGGCATCCATCAGTGCCCCCCTTTGGGGAGATGAGCTGTATTACCTGCAGATGTGGG GCCGGGGTACCTCATTGTGAGCGAGATGATTGTTCCTTGTCACTGTCCTGCGGCTCAGGGAAGGAGAGTCGATGCTGTTCCCACTGCACAGCCCAACGGT CAGCCTCTGAGACTAGAACCCTTCCAGAgctggagaaggaagctgagagctcctAG
- the Chrd gene encoding chordin isoform X3 produces MPSLPAPPAPRLLLGLLLLGSRPAGGTGPEPPALPIRPEKEPLPVRGAAGCSFGGKVYALDETWHPDLGEPFGVMRCVLCACEAPQWARRGRGPGRVSCKNIKPQCPTLACRQPRQLPGHCCQTCPQERSNLDRQPAGLVFEYPRDPEHRSYSDRGEPGAGERTRADGHTDFVALLTGPRSQAVARARVSLQRSSLRFSISYQRLDRPSRVRFTDPTGNILFEHPASPTQDGLVCGVWRAVPRLSLRLLRAEQLHVALVTPTHTSGEVWGPLIWQGALAAETFSAILTLEGPQHRGVGGIALLTLSDTEDSLHFLLLFRGLLGPRNGGLGPVPLKLQILHQGQPLQELQANASAQDPGFAEVLPSLTGQEMDWLALGELQMALERAGGPELRISGYITARQSCDVLQSVLCGADALIPVQTGAAGSASLILLGNGSLIYQVQVVGTGSEVVAMTLETKPQQKNQRTVLCHVAGLQLGGHMAVGICSGLGARGAHMLLQNELFLNIGTKDFPDGELRGHVTALPYSGHSARYDRLPVPLAGALVLPPVRSQAAGHAWLSLDTHCHLHYEVLLAGLGGSEQGTVTAHLLGPPGMPGPQRLLKGFYGSEAQGVVKDLEPVLLRHLAQGTASLLITTKSSPRGELRGQVHIASQCEVGGLRLASEGVQMSVAPNGEAATLPMLPAGPGPEAPVPVKHGSSGRPRDPNTCFFEGQQRPHGARWSPNYDPLCSLCTCQRRTVICDPIVCPPPSCPHPVQALDQCCPVCPEKQRSRDLPGLPNLEPGEGCYFDGDRSWRAAGTRWHPVVPPFGLIKCAVCTCKGATGEVHCEKVQCPRLACAQPVRANPTDCCKQCPVGSGAHAKLGDPMQADGPRGCRFAGQWFPENQSWHPSVPPFGEMSCITCRCGAGVPHCERDDCSLSLSCGSGKESRCCSHCTAQRSSETRTLPELEKEAESS; encoded by the exons ATGCCGAGCCTCCCGGCCCCGCCGGCCCCGCGGCTGCTCCTCGGGCTGCTGCTCCTCGGCTCACGGCCGGCCGGTGGCACTGGTCCCGAGCCCCCCGCGCTGCCCATCCGTCCCGAGAAGGAGCCGCTGCCTGTTCGGGGAGCGGCAG GCTGCTCCTTCGGCGGGAAGGTCTATGCCTTGGACGAGACGTGGCACCCGGACCTGGGGGAGCCTTTTGGGGTGATGCGCTGCGTGCTGTGCGCCTGTGAAGCG CCTCAGTGGGCTCGCCGTGGGAGGGGCCCTGGCAGGGTCAGCTGTAAGAACATCAAACCCCAGTGCCCCACCCTGGCCTGCAGGCAGCCGCGCCAGCTGCCAGGACACTGCTGCCAGACCTGCCCGCAGG AGCGCAGCAATCTAGATCGACAGCCCGCTGGCCTCGTCTTCGAGTATCCAAGGGACCCAGAGCACCGCAGTTATAGTGATCGAGGGGAACCAGGCGCTGGGGAGCGGACACGTGCTGATGGCCACACGG ACTTCGTGGCGCTGCTGACAGGACCCCGGTCGCAGGCGGTAGCTCGTGCTCGAGTCTCCCTGCAGCGCTCCAGTCTTCGCTTCTCTATCTCCTACCAGCG GCTGGACCGCCCCAGCAGGGTTCGGTTCACAGATCCCACAGGCAACATCCTGTTTGAACACCCTGCTTCCCCCACCCAGGATGGCCTG GTTTGTGGGGTGTGGCGGGCAGTGCCTCGGCTGTCTCTGAGGCTCCTGAGGGCAGAACAGTTGCATGTAGCCCTTGTGACACCCACTCACACTTCAGGAGAAGTCTGGGGGCCTCTCATTTGGCAAGGTGCTCTGGCTGCAG AGACCTTCAGTGCCATCCTGACTCTGGAAGGCCCACAGCATCGGGGTGTGGGGGGCATAGCCCTgctcaccctcagtgacacagaAGACTCCTTACATTTTTTGCTGCTCTTCCGGGGTCTGCTGGGCCCCAGGAATGGAG GACTAGGTCCGGTTCCCCTGAAGCTTCAGATTCTCCACCAGGGACAGCCACTTCAAGAGCTCCAAGCCAACGCCTCGGCACAG GACCCAGGTTTTGCTGAGGTGCTGCCCAGCCTTACAGGCCAGGAGATGGACTGGCTGGCGCTGGGGGAGCTGCAGATGGCCCTAGAGAGGGCAGGGGGGCCAGAGCTACGCATCAGTGGATACATTACTGCCAGGCAGAGCTGTGATG TCCTTCAAAGCGTCCTCTGTGGGGCTGATGCCCTGATCCCAGTCCAGACGGGTGCTGCTGGCTCAGCCAGCTTGATACTGCTAGGAAATGGCTCCCTGATCTATCAG GTGCAAGTGGTAGGTACAGGTAGCGAGGTGGTGGCCATGACACTGGAGACCAAGCCACAGCAGAAGAACCAGCGCACTGTCCTGTGCCACGTAGCTGGACTCCAGCTGGGAGGACACATG GCTGTGGGTATCTGCTCTGGCCTGGGTGCCCGAGGGGCGCATATGCTGCTGCAGAATGAGCTGTTCCTGAATATTGGCACCAAGGACTTCCCAGATGGAGAGCTCCGGGGGCATGTGACTGCCCTGCCCTACAGTGGGCACAGTGCCCGCTATGACA GATTGCCCGTGCCTCTGGCAGGGGCGCTGGTGCTGCCCCCTGTACGGAGTCAGGCAGCAGGTCATGCCTGGCTCTCCCTGGATACGCATTGCCACTTACACTATGAGGTGCTGCTGGCTGGACTTGGTGGTTCAGAGCAAGGCACTGTCACTGCCCACCTCCTCGGGCCTCCTGGGATGCCAGGACCCCAGCGGCTGCTGAAGGGATTCTATGGCTCAGAG GCCCAAGGTGTGGTCAAAGACCTGGAGCCCGTGTTGCTGCGGCACCTGGCACAGGGCACCGCTTCTCTCTTGATCACCACCAAGAGTAGCCCCAGAGGGGAACTACGTGGGCAG GTGCACATTGCCAGTCAGTGTGAGGTGGGAGGTCTGCGCCTGGCCTCAGAAGGGGTGCAGATGTCAGTGGCTCCGAATGGAGAGGCAGCTACATTGCCTATGTTGCCTGCTGGGCCTGGTCCTGAAGCCCCAGTACCAGTCAAACATGGCAGCTCCGGGAGGCCCCGAGACCCTAACACATGCTTCTTCGAGGGGCAGCAGCGTCCCCACGGGGCTCGCTGGTCACCCAACTATGACCCACTCTGCTCACTCTGCACCTGTCAG AGACGAACAGTGATCTGTGATCCCATAGTATGCCCACCACCAAGCTGCCCCCACCCAGTGCAGGCGCTGGACCAGTGCTGTCCCGTGTGTCCAG AGAAGCAACGCAGCAGAGATCTTCCCGGGCTACCAAACCTGGAACCAGGAGAGG GCTGCTATTTTGATGGTGACCGGAGCTGGAGGGCAGCGGGTACCCGGTGGCACCCGGTTGTGCCCCCCTTTGGCTTAATCAAGTGTGCTGTCTGTACCTGCAAG GGGGCCACAGGAGAGGTGCACTGTGAGAAGGTGCAGTGTCCTCGCTTGGCCTGTGCTCAGCCTGTCCGTGCCAACCCCACTGACTGCTGCAAACAGTGTCCAG TAGGGTCAGGGGCCCATGCCAAGCTGGGAGACCCGATGCAGGCTGATGGGCCTCGGGGGTGTcgctttgctgggcagtggttcCCAGAGAATCAGAGCTGGCATCCATCAGTGCCCCCCTTTGGGGAGATGAGCTGTATTACCTGCAGATGTGGG GCCGGGGTACCTCATTGTGAGCGAGATGATTGTTCCTTGTCACTGTCCTGCGGCTCAGGGAAGGAGAGTCGATGCTGTTCCCACTGCACAGCCCAACGGT CCTCTGAGACTAGAACCCTTCCAGAgctggagaaggaagctgagagctcctAG
- the Chrd gene encoding chordin isoform X1: MPSLPAPPAPRLLLGLLLLGSRPAGGTGPEPPALPIRPEKEPLPVRGAAEPGAGITARATGQRPPAKPVPTGCSFGGKVYALDETWHPDLGEPFGVMRCVLCACEAPQWARRGRGPGRVSCKNIKPQCPTLACRQPRQLPGHCCQTCPQERSNLDRQPAGLVFEYPRDPEHRSYSDRGEPGAGERTRADGHTDFVALLTGPRSQAVARARVSLQRSSLRFSISYQRLDRPSRVRFTDPTGNILFEHPASPTQDGLVCGVWRAVPRLSLRLLRAEQLHVALVTPTHTSGEVWGPLIWQGALAAETFSAILTLEGPQHRGVGGIALLTLSDTEDSLHFLLLFRGLLGPRNGGLGPVPLKLQILHQGQPLQELQANASAQDPGFAEVLPSLTGQEMDWLALGELQMALERAGGPELRISGYITARQSCDVLQSVLCGADALIPVQTGAAGSASLILLGNGSLIYQVQVVGTGSEVVAMTLETKPQQKNQRTVLCHVAGLQLGGHMAVGICSGLGARGAHMLLQNELFLNIGTKDFPDGELRGHVTALPYSGHSARYDRLPVPLAGALVLPPVRSQAAGHAWLSLDTHCHLHYEVLLAGLGGSEQGTVTAHLLGPPGMPGPQRLLKGFYGSEAQGVVKDLEPVLLRHLAQGTASLLITTKSSPRGELRGQVHIASQCEVGGLRLASEGVQMSVAPNGEAATLPMLPAGPGPEAPVPVKHGSSGRPRDPNTCFFEGQQRPHGARWSPNYDPLCSLCTCQRRTVICDPIVCPPPSCPHPVQALDQCCPVCPEKQRSRDLPGLPNLEPGEGCYFDGDRSWRAAGTRWHPVVPPFGLIKCAVCTCKGATGEVHCEKVQCPRLACAQPVRANPTDCCKQCPVGSGAHAKLGDPMQADGPRGCRFAGQWFPENQSWHPSVPPFGEMSCITCRCGAGVPHCERDDCSLSLSCGSGKESRCCSHCTAQRSSETRTLPELEKEAESS; encoded by the exons ATGCCGAGCCTCCCGGCCCCGCCGGCCCCGCGGCTGCTCCTCGGGCTGCTGCTCCTCGGCTCACGGCCGGCCGGTGGCACTGGTCCCGAGCCCCCCGCGCTGCCCATCCGTCCCGAGAAGGAGCCGCTGCCTGTTCGGGGAGCGGCAG AGCCCGGAGCAGGCATTACGGCACGAGCAACCGGACAGCGGCCGCCAGCCAAGCCCGTCCCCACAGGCTGCTCCTTCGGCGGGAAGGTCTATGCCTTGGACGAGACGTGGCACCCGGACCTGGGGGAGCCTTTTGGGGTGATGCGCTGCGTGCTGTGCGCCTGTGAAGCG CCTCAGTGGGCTCGCCGTGGGAGGGGCCCTGGCAGGGTCAGCTGTAAGAACATCAAACCCCAGTGCCCCACCCTGGCCTGCAGGCAGCCGCGCCAGCTGCCAGGACACTGCTGCCAGACCTGCCCGCAGG AGCGCAGCAATCTAGATCGACAGCCCGCTGGCCTCGTCTTCGAGTATCCAAGGGACCCAGAGCACCGCAGTTATAGTGATCGAGGGGAACCAGGCGCTGGGGAGCGGACACGTGCTGATGGCCACACGG ACTTCGTGGCGCTGCTGACAGGACCCCGGTCGCAGGCGGTAGCTCGTGCTCGAGTCTCCCTGCAGCGCTCCAGTCTTCGCTTCTCTATCTCCTACCAGCG GCTGGACCGCCCCAGCAGGGTTCGGTTCACAGATCCCACAGGCAACATCCTGTTTGAACACCCTGCTTCCCCCACCCAGGATGGCCTG GTTTGTGGGGTGTGGCGGGCAGTGCCTCGGCTGTCTCTGAGGCTCCTGAGGGCAGAACAGTTGCATGTAGCCCTTGTGACACCCACTCACACTTCAGGAGAAGTCTGGGGGCCTCTCATTTGGCAAGGTGCTCTGGCTGCAG AGACCTTCAGTGCCATCCTGACTCTGGAAGGCCCACAGCATCGGGGTGTGGGGGGCATAGCCCTgctcaccctcagtgacacagaAGACTCCTTACATTTTTTGCTGCTCTTCCGGGGTCTGCTGGGCCCCAGGAATGGAG GACTAGGTCCGGTTCCCCTGAAGCTTCAGATTCTCCACCAGGGACAGCCACTTCAAGAGCTCCAAGCCAACGCCTCGGCACAG GACCCAGGTTTTGCTGAGGTGCTGCCCAGCCTTACAGGCCAGGAGATGGACTGGCTGGCGCTGGGGGAGCTGCAGATGGCCCTAGAGAGGGCAGGGGGGCCAGAGCTACGCATCAGTGGATACATTACTGCCAGGCAGAGCTGTGATG TCCTTCAAAGCGTCCTCTGTGGGGCTGATGCCCTGATCCCAGTCCAGACGGGTGCTGCTGGCTCAGCCAGCTTGATACTGCTAGGAAATGGCTCCCTGATCTATCAG GTGCAAGTGGTAGGTACAGGTAGCGAGGTGGTGGCCATGACACTGGAGACCAAGCCACAGCAGAAGAACCAGCGCACTGTCCTGTGCCACGTAGCTGGACTCCAGCTGGGAGGACACATG GCTGTGGGTATCTGCTCTGGCCTGGGTGCCCGAGGGGCGCATATGCTGCTGCAGAATGAGCTGTTCCTGAATATTGGCACCAAGGACTTCCCAGATGGAGAGCTCCGGGGGCATGTGACTGCCCTGCCCTACAGTGGGCACAGTGCCCGCTATGACA GATTGCCCGTGCCTCTGGCAGGGGCGCTGGTGCTGCCCCCTGTACGGAGTCAGGCAGCAGGTCATGCCTGGCTCTCCCTGGATACGCATTGCCACTTACACTATGAGGTGCTGCTGGCTGGACTTGGTGGTTCAGAGCAAGGCACTGTCACTGCCCACCTCCTCGGGCCTCCTGGGATGCCAGGACCCCAGCGGCTGCTGAAGGGATTCTATGGCTCAGAG GCCCAAGGTGTGGTCAAAGACCTGGAGCCCGTGTTGCTGCGGCACCTGGCACAGGGCACCGCTTCTCTCTTGATCACCACCAAGAGTAGCCCCAGAGGGGAACTACGTGGGCAG GTGCACATTGCCAGTCAGTGTGAGGTGGGAGGTCTGCGCCTGGCCTCAGAAGGGGTGCAGATGTCAGTGGCTCCGAATGGAGAGGCAGCTACATTGCCTATGTTGCCTGCTGGGCCTGGTCCTGAAGCCCCAGTACCAGTCAAACATGGCAGCTCCGGGAGGCCCCGAGACCCTAACACATGCTTCTTCGAGGGGCAGCAGCGTCCCCACGGGGCTCGCTGGTCACCCAACTATGACCCACTCTGCTCACTCTGCACCTGTCAG AGACGAACAGTGATCTGTGATCCCATAGTATGCCCACCACCAAGCTGCCCCCACCCAGTGCAGGCGCTGGACCAGTGCTGTCCCGTGTGTCCAG AGAAGCAACGCAGCAGAGATCTTCCCGGGCTACCAAACCTGGAACCAGGAGAGG GCTGCTATTTTGATGGTGACCGGAGCTGGAGGGCAGCGGGTACCCGGTGGCACCCGGTTGTGCCCCCCTTTGGCTTAATCAAGTGTGCTGTCTGTACCTGCAAG GGGGCCACAGGAGAGGTGCACTGTGAGAAGGTGCAGTGTCCTCGCTTGGCCTGTGCTCAGCCTGTCCGTGCCAACCCCACTGACTGCTGCAAACAGTGTCCAG TAGGGTCAGGGGCCCATGCCAAGCTGGGAGACCCGATGCAGGCTGATGGGCCTCGGGGGTGTcgctttgctgggcagtggttcCCAGAGAATCAGAGCTGGCATCCATCAGTGCCCCCCTTTGGGGAGATGAGCTGTATTACCTGCAGATGTGGG GCCGGGGTACCTCATTGTGAGCGAGATGATTGTTCCTTGTCACTGTCCTGCGGCTCAGGGAAGGAGAGTCGATGCTGTTCCCACTGCACAGCCCAACGGT CCTCTGAGACTAGAACCCTTCCAGAgctggagaaggaagctgagagctcctAG